From one Flavobacterium kingsejongi genomic stretch:
- the trxA gene encoding thioredoxin, with protein sequence MSDFSTLIQSDKPVLIDFFATWCGPCKMLAPILKEVKDELGDSVSILKIDVDKNQPLAIQYQVKSVPTMLLFRNGKQLWRQSGVLSKEEIIRIIREKQ encoded by the coding sequence ATGAGTGATTTTTCAACCCTTATTCAGTCCGATAAGCCGGTGCTGATTGATTTTTTTGCCACCTGGTGCGGGCCCTGCAAAATGTTGGCTCCCATACTGAAAGAAGTAAAAGACGAATTGGGCGACAGTGTATCCATATTAAAAATAGATGTGGATAAAAACCAGCCACTGGCCATTCAGTACCAGGTCAAAAGCGTACCGACGATGCTGTTATTCCGAAATGGGAAGCAATTGTGGCGGCAGTCGGGTGTATTGTCCAAAGAGGAAATTATTAGAATTATCCGGGAAAAGCAATAA
- a CDS encoding DUF6766 family protein: MKKFIKNNSLSLMFILLFLMAIVGQVIFGFKEYNSERLEEGATAITIGHYFTSGHFIQSTFENWESEFLQMAIFVILTIFLQQKGSSESKDFDKEEAVDREPDPNRKDAPWPVRAGGWLLAGYKHSLTIALLLLFLVSFVLHFYGSLKDENEQLFYQHKPMETALQYLGNSRFWFESFQNWQSEFLSVFAIIILSVFLRQQGSSQSKPVDAPNAETGD, from the coding sequence ATGAAAAAATTCATTAAAAACAATAGTCTTTCCCTGATGTTCATCCTGCTATTTTTAATGGCTATTGTGGGCCAGGTTATTTTTGGTTTTAAGGAATACAATTCGGAACGGCTGGAGGAAGGGGCAACTGCAATTACGATAGGGCATTATTTCACTTCGGGGCATTTTATCCAATCGACTTTTGAAAACTGGGAAAGCGAATTTTTACAAATGGCAATTTTTGTGATCCTGACGATATTTCTACAGCAAAAAGGATCTTCAGAATCCAAAGATTTTGACAAGGAGGAAGCGGTAGACCGTGAGCCCGACCCGAATCGGAAGGATGCACCTTGGCCGGTAAGGGCAGGAGGGTGGTTATTGGCCGGATATAAACATTCCCTTACTATTGCCTTGTTGCTTTTGTTTTTAGTATCTTTCGTACTCCACTTTTACGGAAGCCTGAAAGATGAAAATGAACAGCTATTCTACCAGCATAAACCGATGGAGACCGCTTTACAATACCTGGGGAATTCCAGATTTTGGTTTGAATCCTTCCAAAACTGGCAGAGTGAATTCCTTTCCGTTTTTGCAATTATCATATTGTCGGTATTCCTGAGGCAGCAAGGTTCCTCACAATCCAAGCCTGTTGATGCCCCGAATGCAGAAACGGGAGATTAA
- a CDS encoding gliding motility-associated C-terminal domain-containing protein, giving the protein MNVTNSGPSDAVAVNIVDNAPAGTTISSWTTEVSNGVTYPNATGTGNLNETIALLAPGTTAIYDVTVQTPSDYTGTLSNSAVATSTTPDPTPGPCTTCTTDPLPAAEMAHLNTVKTLSDPTQTSFVPGQAVVYRITVTNNGPSDATAVNIVDNAPAGTTISNWMAIPATGVTYPNANGTGNLNETLVTLANGLTATYEVTVQTPANYTGTLSNSVTATSTTPDPTPGPCTTCTTNPLPPNAQAHLNAVKTLSDPTQTSFVPGQAVVYRITVTNNGPSDAAGVTIIDNAPTGTTISSWTAIPATGVTYPNANGTGNLNETLVTLANGLTATYEVTVQTPANFTGTLSNSVTATSTTPDPTPGPCTTCTTDPLPAAEMAHLNTVKTLSDPTQTSFVPGQAVVYRITVTNNGPSDATAVNIVDNAPAGTTINNWMAIPATGVTYPNANGTGNLNETLGTLANGLTATYEVTVQTPADYTGILSNSVTATTTTPDPTPGPCTTCTTDPLPAAEMAHLNTVKTLSDPTQTSFVPGQAVVYRITVTNNGPSDATAVNIVDNAPAGTTINNWMAIPATGVTYPNANGTGNLNETLGTLANGLTATYEVTVQTPADYTGILSNSVTATTTTPDPTPGPCTTCTTDPLPAAEMAHLNTMKILSDPTQTSFVPGQAVVYRITVTNNGPSDATAVNIVDNAPAGTTISNWMAIPATGVTYPNANGTGNLNETLVTLANGLTATYEVTVQTPANYTGTLSNSVTATSTTPDPTPGPCTTCTTNPLPPNAQAHLNAVKTLSDPTQTSFVPGQAVVYRITVTNNGPSDAAGVTIIDNAPTGTTISSWTAIPATGVTYPNANGTGNLNETLVTLGNGLTATYEVTVQTPANFTGTLSNTVSISMITPDDNPVPCATCTTDPISPMIAQAHLNTVKTLSDPAQTSFVPGEVVTYRITVTNQGPDAATAVNIVDIAPAGTTISSWTAIPSTGVTYPNANGTGNLNETLAVLGNGLAAIYEVNVLTPADFTGTLSNSVIATSPTPDPTPEPCTTCNTNPIPPTPRAHLTTVKTLNDMTQVSFVPGQAVVYRITVTNDGPSDATAVTIVDNAPAGTTISSWTAIPSPGVTYPNTSGTGNLNETLANLADGLVAIYEVTVQTPADFKGPLSNSVTTTSTTPDPAPGPCTTCTTDPIPPTAPGIFIPNVITPDGDGKNDTFVITGLENYPGSVLMIYNRWGNQVYRSDSYDNSFSGDGLSGGTYYYIFKLKTAEGNKDYNGWIEVMK; this is encoded by the coding sequence ATTAACGTAACGAACAGTGGACCAAGTGATGCTGTAGCCGTAAATATTGTGGATAATGCACCGGCTGGTACAACCATCAGCAGCTGGACTACTGAAGTGTCTAATGGAGTGACATATCCAAATGCAACGGGAACTGGTAACTTAAATGAAACCATTGCCCTGCTTGCCCCTGGTACAACGGCTATTTACGATGTTACTGTACAAACGCCTTCGGATTACACAGGAACATTAAGTAATAGTGCTGTAGCAACCAGTACAACGCCGGATCCAACTCCGGGACCTTGTACCACCTGTACTACCGATCCGCTGCCAGCAGCAGAGATGGCACACCTGAATACGGTAAAAACACTGAGTGATCCTACGCAAACTTCGTTTGTTCCAGGACAGGCTGTAGTATACCGTATTACAGTAACCAATAATGGACCAAGTGATGCCACAGCAGTAAACATTGTAGATAATGCTCCTGCTGGTACAACCATCAGCAACTGGATGGCAATCCCTGCAACGGGTGTAACTTATCCAAATGCGAATGGAACCGGTAACTTAAATGAAACACTGGTAACATTAGCCAACGGACTGACAGCTACGTATGAAGTAACCGTTCAGACTCCAGCTAATTATACCGGAACATTAAGTAACTCGGTAACTGCAACCAGTACAACACCGGATCCAACTCCGGGACCTTGTACCACTTGTACTACCAATCCGCTACCACCAAATGCACAGGCACACCTGAATGCGGTGAAAACACTGAGTGATCCTACGCAAACTTCGTTTGTTCCAGGTCAGGCTGTAGTATACCGTATCACAGTAACCAATAATGGACCAAGTGATGCAGCGGGTGTAACTATTATCGATAATGCACCAACCGGTACAACCATCAGCAGCTGGACAGCAATCCCTGCAACGGGTGTAACTTATCCAAATGCGAATGGAACCGGTAACTTAAATGAAACACTGGTGACATTAGCCAACGGACTGACAGCTACCTATGAAGTAACCGTTCAGACTCCGGCTAACTTTACCGGAACATTAAGTAACTCCGTAACTGCAACCAGTACAACACCGGACCCAACTCCGGGACCTTGTACCACCTGTACTACCGACCCGCTGCCAGCAGCAGAGATGGCACACCTGAATACGGTGAAAACACTGAGTGATCCTACGCAAACTTCGTTTGTTCCAGGACAGGCTGTAGTATACCGTATCACAGTAACCAATAATGGGCCAAGTGATGCTACAGCAGTAAACATTGTAGATAATGCTCCTGCTGGTACAACCATCAACAACTGGATGGCAATCCCTGCAACGGGTGTAACTTATCCAAATGCGAATGGAACCGGTAACTTAAATGAAACACTGGGGACATTAGCCAACGGACTGACAGCTACCTATGAAGTGACTGTACAGACTCCGGCTGACTATACCGGAATATTAAGTAACTCCGTAACTGCAACCACTACAACACCGGACCCAACTCCGGGACCTTGTACCACCTGTACTACCGATCCACTGCCAGCAGCAGAGATGGCACACCTGAATACGGTAAAAACACTGAGTGACCCTACGCAAACTTCGTTTGTTCCAGGACAGGCTGTAGTATACCGTATCACAGTAACCAATAATGGGCCAAGTGATGCTACAGCAGTAAACATTGTAGATAATGCTCCTGCTGGTACAACCATCAACAACTGGATGGCAATCCCTGCAACGGGTGTAACTTATCCAAATGCGAATGGAACCGGTAACTTAAATGAAACACTGGGGACATTAGCCAACGGACTGACAGCTACCTATGAAGTGACTGTACAGACTCCGGCTGACTATACCGGAATATTAAGTAACTCCGTAACTGCAACCACTACAACACCGGACCCAACTCCGGGACCTTGTACCACCTGTACTACCGATCCACTGCCAGCAGCAGAGATGGCACACCTGAATACGATGAAAATACTGAGTGATCCTACGCAAACTTCGTTTGTTCCAGGACAGGCTGTAGTATACCGTATTACAGTAACCAATAATGGACCAAGTGATGCCACAGCAGTAAACATTGTAGATAATGCTCCTGCTGGTACAACCATCAGCAACTGGATGGCAATCCCTGCAACGGGTGTAACTTATCCAAATGCGAATGGAACCGGTAACTTAAATGAAACACTGGTAACATTAGCCAACGGACTGACAGCTACGTATGAAGTAACCGTTCAGACTCCAGCTAATTATACCGGAACATTAAGTAACTCGGTAACTGCAACCAGTACAACCCCGGATCCAACTCCGGGACCTTGTACCACTTGTACTACCAATCCGCTACCACCAAATGCACAGGCACACCTGAATGCGGTGAAAACACTGAGTGATCCTACGCAAACTTCGTTTGTTCCAGGTCAGGCTGTAGTATACCGTATCACAGTAACCAATAATGGACCAAGTGATGCAGCGGGTGTAACTATTATCGATAATGCACCAACCGGTACAACCATCAGCAGCTGGACAGCAATCCCTGCAACGGGTGTAACTTATCCTAATGCCAACGGAACCGGTAACTTAAATGAAACACTGGTGACATTAGGTAATGGACTGACCGCTACCTATGAGGTAACCGTACAGACTCCGGCTAACTTTACAGGAACACTGAGTAATACAGTAAGTATCAGTATGATTACGCCAGATGATAATCCTGTACCATGTGCCACTTGTACTACAGATCCTATTTCACCAATGATTGCTCAGGCACACCTTAATACAGTGAAAACCCTGAGTGATCCGGCACAGACATCCTTTGTACCAGGTGAAGTGGTGACCTACCGTATTACAGTGACGAATCAGGGACCTGATGCCGCTACAGCAGTAAACATTGTAGATATCGCACCAGCCGGAACGACGATCAGCAGCTGGACTGCAATCCCTTCTACCGGTGTAACCTACCCTAATGCCAACGGAACGGGTAACTTAAATGAAACCCTCGCAGTATTAGGGAATGGTCTGGCCGCAATCTATGAAGTCAATGTCCTGACACCTGCTGATTTTACAGGAACATTGAGTAACTCGGTAATTGCGACTTCTCCAACTCCGGATCCAACTCCGGAACCTTGTACGACCTGTAATACGAATCCAATTCCGCCAACTCCAAGAGCGCACCTCACTACAGTGAAAACGCTTAACGACATGACTCAGGTTTCATTTGTACCAGGTCAGGCAGTGGTGTACCGTATTACAGTAACCAACGATGGACCAAGTGACGCCACAGCGGTAACTATTGTAGACAACGCACCTGCAGGAACAACGATCAGCAGCTGGACTGCGATCCCTTCTCCAGGAGTGACCTATCCGAATACTTCGGGTACCGGTAACCTTAATGAAACGTTAGCGAATTTAGCAGATGGTCTGGTCGCCATTTATGAAGTGACCGTACAGACTCCGGCTGATTTCAAAGGCCCATTGAGCAATTCCGTTACGACAACCAGTACCACGCCGGATCCGGCACCAGGGCCATGCACGACCTGTACTACGGATCCGATTCCACCAACTGCTCCAGGCATTTTCATTCCGAACGTGATAACACCGGATGGAGATGGTAAAAACGACACGTTCGTTATTACAGGCTTAGAAAATTATCCGGGTTCTGTCCTGATGATTTATAACCGATGGGGGAATCAGGTGTACCGCTCTGACAGCTATGACAATAGTTTTAGTGGAGACGGGTTAAGCGGAGGTACATACTACTACATCTTTAAACTCAAAACAGCTGAAGGGAATAAAGACTATAACGGTTGGATCGAAGTAATGAAATAA
- a CDS encoding SulP family inorganic anion transporter translates to MKTALPFFDFSQKINYSNEILAGLTVAMTMIPESLSFAILAGFSPLTGLYAAFIMGLVTAILGGRPGLISGGAGATVVVLIALMQSHGIEYVFAAVVMAGIIQIAVGIFKLGKFIRLVPRPVMFGFVNGLAIIIFMAQLEQFKTVTNGTSTWISGSVFWVMAGLVALTIAIVFLFPKVTKKVPASLVAIIVVAVVVLVFGIETKTVADIASISGGFPPFHIPAIPLTLETLKIILPYGLIMAAVGLTEGLLTLNLVDEITGTKGKPNRECIAQGTANIANGFFFGMGGCPMIAQTLVNLSAGSRARLSGIIAALTILLIILYGAPVIGRLPMAALVGVMIMVAISTFEWASFKVINKMPKSDIIVGILVAAITVVLHNLALAVLAGVILSALVFAWESAKRIHAAVHTDPKGIKYYEIHGPLFFGATANFMELFHPAEDPGTIIIDFRDSRIADMSAIEALNNLTQKYHTLGKTVHLQHLSPDCRQLLKNAAAIIEVNVTEDPIYTVAE, encoded by the coding sequence ATGAAAACAGCGCTCCCTTTTTTTGATTTTTCCCAGAAAATAAACTACAGTAATGAAATCTTAGCCGGACTTACAGTGGCTATGACCATGATTCCGGAGTCGCTTTCTTTTGCGATTTTAGCAGGTTTCTCACCCCTAACAGGCTTGTATGCTGCTTTTATCATGGGATTGGTTACTGCTATATTGGGAGGCCGGCCGGGACTGATTTCGGGAGGGGCAGGAGCAACGGTAGTGGTACTGATCGCGCTGATGCAATCGCATGGTATTGAATATGTTTTTGCGGCTGTAGTCATGGCTGGAATTATCCAGATCGCAGTTGGTATTTTTAAGTTGGGTAAATTCATCCGCTTAGTGCCACGGCCCGTTATGTTTGGATTTGTGAATGGGCTTGCAATCATTATTTTTATGGCACAGTTAGAACAGTTTAAAACGGTTACCAATGGCACGTCTACCTGGATTAGCGGATCTGTATTTTGGGTTATGGCAGGTCTGGTAGCCCTTACAATAGCGATAGTGTTCCTTTTTCCTAAAGTGACCAAGAAAGTACCGGCTTCGCTCGTGGCCATAATTGTTGTGGCTGTGGTGGTATTGGTTTTTGGTATCGAAACTAAAACAGTAGCCGATATCGCTTCTATCAGTGGCGGATTTCCGCCCTTTCATATTCCCGCCATTCCCCTGACCCTGGAAACGTTAAAAATAATATTGCCTTATGGTTTGATTATGGCTGCTGTAGGATTAACGGAAGGCTTACTGACCTTAAACCTTGTCGATGAAATTACCGGCACTAAGGGAAAACCGAATCGGGAATGCATTGCACAGGGTACGGCTAATATTGCCAATGGTTTTTTCTTTGGTATGGGCGGTTGCCCGATGATTGCCCAAACACTGGTGAACCTTTCTGCTGGCTCACGTGCCCGTTTATCCGGAATTATTGCTGCACTAACCATATTGCTGATCATACTCTATGGTGCCCCGGTGATTGGCAGGCTGCCAATGGCTGCTTTGGTCGGTGTGATGATCATGGTGGCTATCAGTACCTTTGAATGGGCAAGTTTTAAAGTCATCAACAAAATGCCGAAGTCGGATATCATAGTCGGGATATTAGTGGCTGCAATTACTGTGGTGCTGCATAATCTCGCCCTGGCCGTCTTGGCAGGCGTAATCCTCTCAGCTTTGGTATTTGCCTGGGAAAGTGCCAAAAGAATCCATGCAGCGGTACACACAGATCCTAAGGGTATAAAATATTATGAGATCCATGGCCCTTTATTTTTTGGTGCTACTGCAAATTTTATGGAATTGTTCCATCCTGCAGAAGATCCCGGGACGATCATTATTGATTTTCGGGATAGCCGCATTGCAGATATGTCGGCCATAGAGGCGCTGAACAATCTGACACAAAAATACCACACATTAGGGAAAACAGTACACCTCCAGCACCTGAGTCCTGATTGCCGCCAATTGTTGAAGAATGCAGCAGCCATTATTGAAGTCAATGTCACCGAAGACCCGATATATACCGTAGCGGAATAA
- a CDS encoding type IX secretion system membrane protein PorP/SprF, whose amino-acid sequence MTKDSVMQLKLCLLLVWVTTSGLTAIAQQDIQFSQYVFNGLSVNPAYAGYKEDIFINSTYRKQWVSFPGAPETGTLTVDGLANILGNKTVGLGAQFTWDRVGPQDILSFYASYAYRIRLNEEDDSRLALGLGVGVNQYSINGDRLSPTDAGDPNLPAGKVSTTKPNANFGAYYYNPSFYVGFSILDLFPSNIYDDIFVGKNNYDCLVTRKVPHYYLTAGFMVTLSEDIKLKPSIMIKEDFKGPTNVDLNAFFLLGERVWIGGSYRSGVKLWNKDNLQKGLEQNDAASVMAEFFITERLRVGYAYDFTTSKLDNYQKGSHEISIGFLLFNKKRAERIISPRYF is encoded by the coding sequence ATGACAAAGGATAGTGTAATGCAATTAAAGTTATGTTTACTATTAGTATGGGTAACAACTTCAGGCCTCACGGCTATTGCGCAGCAAGATATACAATTTAGCCAGTATGTCTTTAATGGTCTCAGCGTGAATCCCGCATATGCAGGATACAAAGAAGATATTTTTATCAATTCTACCTATCGTAAACAATGGGTCAGCTTTCCGGGAGCACCGGAAACAGGTACATTAACAGTCGATGGATTGGCGAATATACTGGGAAATAAAACCGTAGGACTGGGAGCACAGTTTACCTGGGATCGGGTCGGTCCACAGGATATCCTATCTTTTTATGCCTCCTATGCTTACCGGATACGTCTGAATGAGGAAGATGACAGCCGACTGGCATTAGGACTCGGTGTAGGTGTGAATCAATATTCCATTAATGGGGATCGGTTGTCTCCTACAGATGCCGGTGATCCCAATCTTCCTGCAGGAAAGGTCAGCACTACAAAACCCAATGCGAATTTTGGAGCCTATTATTACAATCCTTCATTTTATGTTGGGTTCTCCATCCTCGATCTTTTTCCAAGCAACATCTATGATGATATCTTTGTTGGAAAAAACAATTATGATTGCCTGGTCACCCGTAAAGTTCCACATTATTACCTAACGGCAGGATTTATGGTCACTTTATCAGAAGACATAAAACTGAAACCATCGATCATGATAAAAGAGGATTTCAAAGGCCCTACAAATGTTGACTTGAATGCTTTCTTTTTACTGGGTGAACGCGTATGGATTGGAGGATCCTACCGATCCGGAGTAAAATTGTGGAATAAAGATAACCTTCAGAAAGGCCTGGAACAAAACGATGCTGCCAGTGTTATGGCGGAATTCTTCATCACGGAACGCCTTCGGGTAGGATATGCCTATGACTTTACGACGAGCAAATTGGATAATTACCAGAAAGGTTCTCATGAAATTTCAATTGGTTTTTTATTATTCAACAAAAAAAGAGCGGAACGCATCATCAGTCCGCGTTATTTTTAA
- a CDS encoding helix-turn-helix domain-containing protein: MRIETVKFEIDATACHHIADPVQSPYKKVLVVPIITTPDAAIYSKAKIEKAQQRYAIIKPLLGDRGNLSAIKKIALKRGISIATLYRWLKIYDTYGTAIALLGKVRTGGKGTSRLTPEQDSVIDAVISKIVPQDTKIIIKKIIERIQSEFAIQNITPPHPNTIRNRINAFYKNRLQESQKIIGT; this comes from the coding sequence ATGAGAATAGAAACTGTAAAATTTGAAATTGATGCAACAGCATGCCATCATATTGCCGATCCTGTACAGAGTCCCTACAAAAAGGTTTTGGTGGTTCCTATTATTACAACCCCGGATGCAGCTATTTATAGTAAAGCGAAAATTGAAAAAGCGCAACAGCGGTATGCGATTATCAAACCACTACTCGGAGACAGGGGAAATTTGTCAGCTATCAAAAAAATAGCTTTAAAAAGGGGAATCAGTATCGCAACGTTATACCGTTGGTTAAAAATATATGATACTTATGGCACGGCAATAGCCCTGTTAGGCAAAGTAAGAACGGGAGGCAAAGGCACAAGCCGGTTAACTCCGGAGCAGGACAGCGTGATTGATGCTGTTATCAGCAAGATAGTCCCTCAGGATACAAAGATCATTATAAAGAAAATTATAGAACGTATCCAATCGGAATTTGCCATCCAAAATATTACCCCACCACATCCTAATACTATTCGAAACCGTATCAATGCATTTTACAAGAACAGACTTCAGGAATCTCAGAAAATTATTGGAACTTAA
- a CDS encoding OmpA family protein, which yields MYRFLKYYVALLLVVSNLSATAQDRKPELKVANEYFDRYQYKQAALVYEKLARKKNVKTATLEKLAYSHKEMNNYDKASEWYQVITQKNDASADSFLFYGDVLKNQGNYTKAKEVYLQYRQKESKDITTRIMGCDSAMVWLNRPTSGSVANLSKVNTAASEWGATAYKDKSIIFTSDSLRASLFGKEINKKAKYGWTGRSFIKLYQFNPNSDANAIAQFSKEFNDFKYHVGPITFSSDYTMAYFTVTNPDKIAHVKAPNYNYYGARRLEIYSSTFTDGKWQQPVAFAYNNPGSYSVGHAAISKDGNTLYFSSDMPGGSGKTDLWYCEKNSDGSWGTPINCGNAINTSEDDAFPTVGENDILYFASKGHPGMGGFDIFSTMGQKNQWSSPQNLKSPVNSPADDFYLTMLDATNGYFASNRKGGMGNDDIYSCSIVTPKTSPEKIITVPLITDKQPDDNGSSSGTTLPKEGEKFIIYYDFDKASIRPDASAVLDDLAALLKQYPKVRITISSYTDSRGTEAYNMELSRKRAQSAMAYLERKGIAKSRMAGKGYGETNLVNHCRNGVQCFEAEHQENRRTEVLIIAR from the coding sequence ATGTATCGATTTCTAAAATACTACGTAGCACTATTATTGGTGGTAAGCAACCTAAGTGCAACTGCCCAGGACCGTAAACCGGAACTTAAAGTAGCCAATGAATATTTCGACAGGTATCAATACAAGCAGGCAGCACTGGTCTATGAAAAACTGGCCCGTAAAAAAAATGTCAAAACGGCAACTTTGGAAAAGCTTGCATACAGTCATAAAGAAATGAATAACTATGACAAAGCATCAGAATGGTATCAGGTCATTACCCAGAAAAATGATGCGAGTGCCGATTCTTTCCTTTTTTATGGTGATGTCCTAAAAAACCAGGGCAATTATACGAAAGCAAAAGAAGTATATCTGCAGTACAGGCAAAAGGAATCCAAAGATATCACTACCCGGATTATGGGTTGTGATTCGGCTATGGTATGGCTGAACCGCCCTACTTCCGGTAGCGTTGCAAACCTCAGCAAAGTCAATACAGCAGCATCGGAATGGGGCGCAACAGCCTATAAAGATAAAAGTATCATCTTTACTTCCGATTCCCTTCGCGCCTCTTTATTTGGAAAAGAAATCAATAAAAAAGCAAAATATGGCTGGACCGGCCGCTCTTTTATCAAACTCTACCAGTTTAACCCAAATTCGGATGCCAATGCCATTGCGCAATTCTCAAAAGAGTTCAATGATTTCAAATACCATGTAGGCCCTATAACCTTCTCTTCCGACTATACTATGGCTTATTTTACAGTGACCAATCCGGACAAAATAGCACATGTCAAAGCACCAAATTATAATTATTACGGTGCCCGGAGACTGGAAATCTATAGCAGTACTTTTACAGATGGCAAGTGGCAGCAACCCGTTGCTTTTGCCTATAATAATCCGGGATCCTACTCTGTCGGCCATGCCGCAATCAGCAAAGATGGGAATACACTCTATTTTAGCAGTGATATGCCGGGTGGAAGTGGAAAAACCGATCTTTGGTACTGCGAGAAAAATAGCGACGGCAGCTGGGGAACTCCTATAAACTGTGGCAATGCTATTAATACCAGTGAAGATGACGCATTTCCTACGGTAGGTGAAAACGACATATTGTATTTTGCCAGCAAAGGGCATCCGGGGATGGGAGGATTTGATATTTTCAGTACAATGGGACAAAAAAATCAATGGTCCAGCCCCCAAAACTTAAAAAGCCCGGTAAACTCACCAGCAGATGATTTTTATTTAACGATGCTCGATGCAACTAATGGTTATTTTGCTTCCAATAGAAAAGGCGGTATGGGCAATGATGATATCTACAGTTGTAGTATTGTAACTCCGAAAACAAGTCCGGAAAAAATAATCACTGTGCCTTTAATAACCGATAAGCAACCAGATGATAATGGATCTTCATCAGGTACAACACTTCCTAAAGAAGGCGAAAAATTTATTATTTATTATGATTTTGATAAAGCTAGCATACGTCCGGATGCTTCAGCAGTATTGGATGATCTCGCTGCCCTACTGAAACAATATCCTAAAGTCAGGATCACAATTTCATCCTACACCGACTCCAGAGGAACAGAAGCCTACAACATGGAGTTGTCCCGAAAACGAGCCCAATCAGCTATGGCTTACCTGGAACGAAAAGGAATTGCAAAAAGCAGGATGGCAGGCAAAGGTTATGGTGAAACCAATCTGGTTAATCATTGCCGCAATGGTGTACAATGTTTCGAAGCAGAGCATCAGGAAAACCGGAGGACTGAAGTACTGATTATTGCCCGATAA
- a CDS encoding HipA family kinase: MENQPHLRTVNVTRYISPLREGGSLPALAEADDDFKYVLKFKGAGHGVKALIAELIGGEVARELGLQLPELVFANLDEAFGRTEADEEIQDLLQGSQGMNLALHFLSGALTFDPVVTQTEPKLASQIVWLDAFITNVDRTFRNTNMLIWHKELWLIDHGAALYFHHSWINWEQHAKSPFALIKDHVLLPQASELETVNQEYKALLTPEKIRQITALIPEDWLQWEDTEESPEALREVYSQFLITRLAHSEIFIKEAQNARQTLI, encoded by the coding sequence ATGGAGAACCAACCCCATCTCAGAACCGTGAATGTCACCCGGTACATCAGTCCTCTCAGGGAGGGCGGATCATTACCGGCATTGGCAGAAGCGGATGATGATTTTAAATATGTACTCAAATTCAAAGGCGCCGGCCACGGTGTCAAAGCACTCATTGCGGAACTCATCGGTGGTGAAGTCGCACGTGAGCTGGGTTTGCAACTGCCGGAACTGGTATTTGCCAACCTGGACGAAGCCTTTGGAAGAACTGAAGCCGATGAAGAAATCCAGGATCTATTGCAGGGCAGCCAGGGTATGAACCTCGCACTACATTTCCTATCGGGTGCCCTTACCTTTGACCCGGTAGTCACACAAACGGAACCCAAACTGGCGTCACAAATTGTATGGCTCGATGCTTTTATTACCAATGTCGATCGAACCTTCCGGAATACCAATATGCTCATCTGGCACAAAGAACTATGGCTTATTGATCATGGCGCAGCCCTATATTTTCACCATTCATGGATCAATTGGGAGCAACATGCCAAAAGTCCATTTGCACTGATTAAAGACCATGTATTGCTTCCCCAGGCCTCGGAACTGGAAACGGTCAATCAGGAATACAAAGCCCTGTTGACGCCGGAAAAAATCAGGCAGATCACCGCATTGATCCCCGAAGACTGGCTGCAGTGGGAAGATACTGAGGAATCACCGGAAGCCTTACGGGAAGTCTATTCCCAATTTTTAATCACTCGCTTAGCCCATTCGGAAATTTTTATAAAAGAAGCTCAAAATGCAAGACAAACACTTATATGA
- a CDS encoding DUF3037 domain-containing protein — MQDKHLYEYAVIRVLPRVEREEFLNVGIIVFCKKSKFIQVLYALDEKRLQALAPEFDYEQLVLNLESFQKIGHGTKDGGPIAQMDIPSRFRWLTAVRSSVIQTSRPHPGLSDNLEATVQRLFADLVA, encoded by the coding sequence ATGCAAGACAAACACTTATATGAATACGCTGTAATCCGCGTACTGCCCAGGGTGGAGCGTGAAGAATTCCTGAATGTCGGCATTATCGTATTCTGTAAAAAATCAAAATTCATACAGGTGCTTTATGCGCTGGATGAAAAACGATTACAGGCACTCGCGCCGGAATTCGATTATGAGCAATTGGTGCTCAACCTCGAATCCTTCCAAAAGATAGGCCATGGCACTAAGGATGGCGGCCCCATAGCACAGATGGATATTCCGTCCCGCTTCCGGTGGCTCACTGCTGTACGGAGTTCCGTAATCCAGACCTCCCGCCCGCATCCGGGACTATCCGACAATCTCGAAGCCACAGTACAACGGCTCTTTGCCGATTTGGTAGCCTAA